Part of the Chitinophaga parva genome is shown below.
GGGCAGGATGCTGTAAACCCCTATGATACCGGCCGGCAGCTGGATGCAGCGGAACTGCAACGCATCCTCAACGCTGCGGTGGATAGTCTTCCACCCCAAAAGAAGATCATCTACCAATTGAACCGGGAGCAGGGCCTCAGCTACCAGGAAATAGCCGACCAGCTCCAGCTTTCCGTCAATACCGTGCGCAACCACCTGGTAGAAGCCAATAAACTGCTGCGCAACTACCTGAAAAACTACAGTTTAGCCCTCGCCCTCCTGGTGGCGAAAATTTTTTTATAACGTAACTGGTCCATTTCTGAAAAGCCGCGGTCTATTGTGGTATGGAGCGTATTCAATACCTGTTAGCACAGTACCTTTCCAACAAAGCCACGCCAGCGGAAACTGGGGAAATGCTGCAATGGCTGCAATCGCATCCCGGCAGTGAAGACCTGCTGCGTGATGCCTGGGAAGCCAATCCCCGGCCGGCGCCCGTTGCAGACCTGGACCGTATGTGGTCCGTGATAGCGCCGGCCACCACGCCCCGCCGCCAGCGCCGTATCTGGCCTGTTGCCGCCGCTGCGGCTGCCGCGCTCCTGCTGGGCATTACAACCTTCACCTACCTTCATCCAAAGAACCATGGCCGGGAAACCGCTGCCAGCATGCCTTACATAGCACCCGGGAGAAATGGGGCCATCCTCATCCTGGCAGACGGATCGCGGGTAAGCCTGGACAGTGCTGCTGCCGGTATAGTGGCCGTGCAGAACGGCGCACCGGTGACCCTTCAAAACCACCAGCTGCAATACCAGGCGCCAGGTACGACCGCTGGCGCCACTGCTTTTAATACCGTCAGCACCCCTAAAGGCCGCCAATTCCAGGTGCAACTGCCGGATGGCTCCCGGGCATGGCTAAATGCTGCATCGTCTATCCGCTTTCCCACCACTTTTGCCGGGCCGGAACGCCGGGTAAGCATTACCGGGGAAGTATACTTTGAAATTGCGCAGAACGCATCCAAACCTTTCCTGGTGAATACACCGGCTTCCGAGATCGCGGTGCTGGGAACCTCCTTTAACGTGAACGCCTATACGGATGAAGGACAGGAGCGCACCACGCTTTTGTCCGGCAAAATAGCCACCACCCCGCTGGAGCAACCCGGCGCACGTATGGTGCTGGCACCGGGTGAGCAGTCGCAATACACTGCCGGCAAGTACCAGAAGCTGGTGAAGCATGCAGATACGGA
Proteins encoded:
- a CDS encoding FecR family protein, producing the protein MERIQYLLAQYLSNKATPAETGEMLQWLQSHPGSEDLLRDAWEANPRPAPVADLDRMWSVIAPATTPRRQRRIWPVAAAAAAALLLGITTFTYLHPKNHGRETAASMPYIAPGRNGAILILADGSRVSLDSAAAGIVAVQNGAPVTLQNHQLQYQAPGTTAGATAFNTVSTPKGRQFQVQLPDGSRAWLNAASSIRFPTTFAGPERRVSITGEVYFEIAQNASKPFLVNTPASEIAVLGTSFNVNAYTDEGQERTTLLSGKIATTPLEQPGARMVLAPGEQSQYTAGKYQKLVKHADTEQVMAWKNGAFNFQDMSLQEVMRQLGRWYDLEIVYEKGIPDIHFGGEMSRNVPLADLLSGLKEMGIHFRVEGHQLIVSP